Part of the Synechococcales cyanobacterium T60_A2020_003 genome, GGTTCAGCACCTTCATACTCGTACCCAGTCTGTTTCGCGATCGCTGCATACGGTACTGCAGCTTCCCGAAATGTCCGGGCACTACCGAAAGTGGCGACAACAGTTTTTGGTGGAACGGGTGCGCCTCACCATCCTGGTTGCGGTGGTCATTTTGGGAATTCTCGCGGTATTAAATGTCTTGGTCGTATTTCCGGGGATCAATGCCGCTGGAGATCCGTCCCAATACATTCATCCTGAACAATTGCGTTTTTACCTCTATCAGGTTGCAGCCCAGGAATGTGGTCTCCTGCTGTGTTTGGGAATGACCCGCGTTAAGCGTTTACAGCAACGGCGTTGGCTTCTGTTTCTAGGGTGTGCGTGGTCGATCCTCCTACTGCCTCAACTGATGTTGATTGCACGGGGCGAGGTTCTTCTAAACGATGACGGCTGGATTATCAGCTTTATGGCCCATGCGATCCTGATTCCTATTCAGTGGGAACTGCATCTCATGGCTCAATTGGGCGTGTTGGGAACCTTTGCGATCGCGACCGGATTTTTGGGGTTAAGGGATCCCTTTGTGCCGATTGAGCTTACCCAAACCGCGTACATTTCGGTGGGCTTTCATGTCTTGATCGTGTGCTTTATTGCGGATTTGGGGGTGTATTTGTACGAGCGGTTGTTGCGTCGGGAGTTTGAGCTTCAGCAGCAGCTTCGCCTCTTCCTCCATGCGGTTTCCCACGATTTACGCAATCCGGTCTTGGGAAATACGATAGTGCTGAAAAATTTGAATCGCAGCCCAAATCCAGAAACGCGAATTCCGAAGCCAATCCTAGAGCGCATGATTGACAGTAGCGATCGCCAGTTGCAATTGATCAATTCCCTCCTCGAAGTTCATTCCGCCGAAACCGAGGGCATCTACCTCCGACAAACTCCGGAAGTTCTAAACACTATTGTTGAAACCGCCACTCAGGATATCCAACCGCACCTCGACCAGAGTTGTGCAACTCTGCATCTTGGCGTTCCTCCCGATCTTCCCCTGGTGTTCATTGACCCTCTACAAATTCAGCGGGTGTACAATACGCTACTCAGCACGATTTTGGAACATAATCCGACGGGCGTAGAACTGTGGGTGTCGGCACAGCTTACCAGTACCCTCTACCCCTACCAAAGCAATAAACGGGCGCGTGGGGGCACTCCAGACTCATCCAGAGGATCAGGATGGGTCTATTGCAGTGTTAGCGATAATGGCGATCGCATCGTAGCCGATCAGTGCAGCAAGGCATTCGATCTGTACAGCCAAGGGCCCTGCGCTCGGCAAACGCTGGGAACGGGGCTAGGACTTTACATCTGCCAGCAAATTATTGAAGCCCATGGTGGAGCGATCGGGGTTCATAGCCTACCGAAACAGGGGAACAGGGTTTGGTTTACATTGCCCGTGGCGAGTCCTGAGCAGGCTAGAGATTACACATAATCGTGTGGGTTGCTAGTGGGCAATGAAGGGCGATCGCCCTAAGCCTCTCCAGAAATTTGTAGGTAAACCGTACGCTCACGGGGGCCATCCAAGTCTAAAAACAAAACCGATTGCCAAGTTCCCAGCATCAGGTTGCCGTTCATAATTGGAACCACTTCACTCGTACTCAGCATCATCGCCATCAGGTGAGAATGGGCATTAATCGGTTCATCGTCCGGCACAGTCCGCAGGTGCAAATCGTTATGGAAGTACCGCCCTGCAGGAGGAGCCAGGCGAGCCAGGTGTTGCTTCAGATCGTGAATCAGACGTTCCTCATCTTCATTGATGACTAAAGCAGTCGTGGTATGCCGTACAAATACGAGGAGTTGTCCGTTGGAAACTTTACTTGCTGCTACAGCGTCCTGCAGTTGAAGGTTTAGATTTTGAACACTGATGCCTGGTTTGGTGGTCAGCGTCAATATCTGATGAATGATTGGCATACAAGATCCCGATTATGGCGTCTGGCAAAGTAGTATGGGAGCATTCATAATTATCCTGCGTTTGTTGCCAGACACTCGGTACATGCAATTGTCCATTCACGTCGCTATGATGAATCGAATTTATGCTC contains:
- a CDS encoding HAMP domain-containing histidine kinase; this encodes MTPWVQHLHTRTQSVSRSLHTVLQLPEMSGHYRKWRQQFLVERVRLTILVAVVILGILAVLNVLVVFPGINAAGDPSQYIHPEQLRFYLYQVAAQECGLLLCLGMTRVKRLQQRRWLLFLGCAWSILLLPQLMLIARGEVLLNDDGWIISFMAHAILIPIQWELHLMAQLGVLGTFAIATGFLGLRDPFVPIELTQTAYISVGFHVLIVCFIADLGVYLYERLLRREFELQQQLRLFLHAVSHDLRNPVLGNTIVLKNLNRSPNPETRIPKPILERMIDSSDRQLQLINSLLEVHSAETEGIYLRQTPEVLNTIVETATQDIQPHLDQSCATLHLGVPPDLPLVFIDPLQIQRVYNTLLSTILEHNPTGVELWVSAQLTSTLYPYQSNKRARGGTPDSSRGSGWVYCSVSDNGDRIVADQCSKAFDLYSQGPCARQTLGTGLGLYICQQIIEAHGGAIGVHSLPKQGNRVWFTLPVASPEQARDYT
- a CDS encoding YjbQ family protein, with the protein product MPIIHQILTLTTKPGISVQNLNLQLQDAVAASKVSNGQLLVFVRHTTTALVINEDEERLIHDLKQHLARLAPPAGRYFHNDLHLRTVPDDEPINAHSHLMAMMLSTSEVVPIMNGNLMLGTWQSVLFLDLDGPRERTVYLQISGEA